In Catenulispora sp. MAP5-51, a genomic segment contains:
- a CDS encoding ABC transporter permease: MSVRTSQTVAPAPAPREGAESRLETPGERWIRRAERRGPLVVLVAVCAAATIASPSDASWSDVSTILGNNAFVWLLALGMTFVITTGGIDLSVGSLYALGGVLAARGATHSPWLAIALPLVVCAAWGAVQGLLVAYGGMAPFIVTLAGLLGARGLLQALTDQGSTTYLVPTGSWFRHLGAGTWVPVGIVAALFAAGWILMERTGYGATLTAIGGNQDSAVLLGLPVARAKVLVYLLSGTLAGAAGALGGARLGSGVTTIGVGYELTAIAAVVIGGTLLTGGYGTIGGTVCGVLLLAVIHHLIDRYLSQYGSAMTDAVNGAFLAVVVLAQALLERSRRR; this comes from the coding sequence ATGAGCGTGCGGACATCGCAGACGGTGGCTCCGGCCCCGGCGCCGCGCGAGGGCGCCGAGAGCAGGCTGGAGACGCCGGGCGAGCGCTGGATCCGGCGCGCGGAACGGCGCGGGCCGCTGGTGGTGCTGGTGGCGGTGTGCGCGGCGGCGACGATCGCCTCGCCGTCGGACGCGTCCTGGTCGGACGTGAGCACCATCTTGGGCAACAACGCCTTCGTCTGGCTGCTGGCCCTGGGGATGACGTTCGTCATCACCACCGGCGGCATCGACCTGTCGGTGGGCTCGCTGTACGCGCTCGGCGGCGTGCTGGCGGCGCGCGGCGCGACGCACAGCCCGTGGCTGGCGATCGCGCTGCCGCTGGTGGTGTGCGCGGCGTGGGGCGCGGTGCAGGGGCTGCTGGTCGCCTACGGGGGGATGGCGCCGTTCATCGTCACGCTGGCCGGATTGCTCGGCGCGCGCGGACTGCTCCAGGCGCTGACGGATCAGGGATCGACGACGTACCTGGTGCCGACCGGTTCCTGGTTCCGCCACCTGGGCGCCGGCACGTGGGTCCCGGTGGGGATCGTGGCGGCGCTGTTCGCGGCGGGCTGGATCCTGATGGAGCGCACCGGCTACGGCGCGACCCTGACCGCGATCGGCGGCAACCAGGACTCCGCGGTCCTGCTCGGCCTGCCGGTGGCCCGCGCGAAGGTGCTGGTCTACCTGCTGTCCGGCACCCTCGCCGGCGCGGCCGGAGCGCTGGGCGGCGCGCGGCTGGGCTCCGGCGTGACCACGATCGGCGTCGGCTATGAACTGACCGCGATCGCCGCCGTGGTGATCGGCGGCACGCTCCTGACCGGCGGCTACGGCACCATCGGCGGAACCGTCTGCGGCGTCCTGCTGCTGGCGGTGATCCACCACCTGATCGACCGGTACCTGTCCCAGTACGGATCGGCGATGACGGACGCGGTGAACGGCGCGTTCCTGGCCGTCGTGGTCCTGGCGCAGGCACTGCTCGAGCGTTCGCGGCGGCGATGA
- a CDS encoding ABC transporter permease: MTAAAVIESVDADGAGARDRILDLAQRYGVYAALVVLVAVATAMNSDFMSASNWRVQLFQTAPTVLVALGMALVIGTEGVDLSVGATIALAASVIPLYIGYGPAPAIVLALLLGAAAGLVGGSMVAFAGVQPIVATLSLMIGLRGLAELLNGAAAKPVEDTTILNLGEQNLAGVPLMAWIALAATGAVAYTVRRTTFGRQLVAIGDNKRASLLAGLPVRRVLVTVYVLSGILSALAGVLIVGHGAEADPANQGLNMELSAITAVVVGGTPLAGGRVRVLGTVAGAMFMQLASAVLIQHNVPTSTTQIVEAVLICLAVYVSRERGTR; the protein is encoded by the coding sequence GTGACCGCCGCCGCCGTGATCGAATCCGTGGACGCCGACGGCGCCGGCGCCCGCGACCGGATCCTGGACCTCGCCCAGCGCTACGGCGTCTACGCGGCGCTGGTCGTGCTGGTCGCCGTCGCGACGGCGATGAACAGCGACTTCATGTCGGCGTCGAACTGGCGCGTGCAGCTGTTCCAGACCGCCCCGACCGTGCTCGTGGCCCTGGGCATGGCGCTGGTGATCGGCACCGAGGGCGTGGACCTGTCGGTCGGTGCGACCATCGCGCTGGCCGCCTCGGTCATCCCGCTGTACATCGGCTACGGCCCGGCCCCGGCGATCGTGCTGGCCCTGCTGCTCGGCGCGGCCGCCGGCCTGGTCGGCGGCTCGATGGTGGCCTTCGCCGGGGTGCAGCCGATCGTGGCCACGCTGTCGCTGATGATCGGCCTGCGGGGCCTGGCCGAACTGCTCAACGGCGCCGCCGCCAAACCGGTGGAGGACACCACGATCCTCAACCTCGGCGAGCAGAATCTGGCCGGGGTGCCGCTGATGGCGTGGATCGCCCTGGCCGCCACCGGCGCCGTGGCCTACACCGTGCGCCGCACCACCTTCGGCCGCCAACTGGTCGCGATCGGCGACAACAAGCGCGCCAGCCTGCTGGCCGGGCTGCCGGTGCGGCGCGTGCTGGTCACCGTCTATGTGCTCTCCGGGATCCTGTCCGCGCTGGCCGGCGTGCTCATCGTCGGCCACGGCGCCGAGGCGGACCCGGCCAACCAGGGACTGAACATGGAACTGAGCGCGATCACCGCCGTGGTGGTCGGCGGCACCCCGCTGGCCGGCGGCCGGGTCCGGGTGCTGGGCACGGTGGCCGGGGCGATGTTCATGCAGCTGGCCTCGGCGGTGCTGATCCAGCACAACGTGCCGACCTCCACCACGCAGATCGTCGAGGCCGTGCTGATCTGCCTGGCCGTCTACGTGTCCAGGGAACGGGGGACGCGATGA
- a CDS encoding sugar ABC transporter ATP-binding protein produces MPTRPDEPDPSVPPEAGAPEGAPASLEARQVVKSFGGVHALRGADLSVRPGEVHALMGENGAGKSTLIKLLTGVYRPDDGVVALHGTERSFRTPLEAQAAGISTIYQEVNLVPMMSVARNLFLGREPRRFGLVDVRTMNRLAAEILVRYGVRVDVTAPVHTLGLGARQMVALARAVRTDARVVIMDEPTSSLEPREVQTLFGVIRTLREQGAAVVFVSHRLDELYEICDRVTVLRDGRTVHSGAMAELPRTELVALMLGRALLAAHDGRVTAFAPDKSQRQPAPADAALKDLLPRGRAGRTSAGSGGSVGSAGSDRSDPPALSISGLTDRHRLRDVSLEVAAGEVVGLGGLLGAGRSETAQAVIGAHPAAGTVSVAGKQIRRRSPQAAVRAGIAMLAEDRKAEGVIPGLSVRENIVLAALPRLSRAGIVSTARQDRIVEFFMTRLRIKASSPEQKVRDLSGGNQQKVLLARWMCLNPRVLLLDEPTRGIDVGAKAEVQTIIDQLAAEGVGVLLISSELDELIEGSDRVVVLHTGTVAARLDRAEVTAPNLMSALAGEGSDPADEAGYEPEAVPEPEPEHETAAAIPHEREEGAQ; encoded by the coding sequence GTGCCGACGAGGCCGGATGAACCAGACCCCTCCGTGCCGCCGGAGGCAGGAGCGCCCGAGGGCGCTCCTGCCTCGTTGGAGGCCCGGCAGGTGGTGAAGAGCTTCGGCGGCGTCCACGCTCTGCGCGGGGCGGATCTGTCGGTGCGCCCCGGCGAGGTGCACGCCCTGATGGGCGAGAACGGCGCCGGGAAGTCCACCCTGATCAAGCTGCTCACCGGCGTGTACCGGCCCGACGACGGGGTGGTCGCGCTGCACGGGACCGAGCGGTCCTTCCGCACGCCGCTGGAGGCGCAGGCGGCCGGCATCTCGACGATCTACCAGGAGGTGAACCTGGTCCCGATGATGTCGGTGGCCCGGAACCTGTTCCTGGGCCGCGAGCCGCGCAGGTTCGGCCTGGTCGACGTGCGCACGATGAACCGGCTGGCCGCCGAGATCCTGGTGCGCTACGGCGTGCGCGTCGACGTCACCGCGCCGGTGCACACCCTGGGCCTGGGCGCCCGGCAGATGGTCGCGCTGGCCCGGGCGGTGCGCACCGACGCCCGCGTGGTCATCATGGACGAGCCGACCTCCAGCCTGGAGCCGCGCGAGGTCCAGACCCTGTTCGGGGTCATCAGGACCCTGCGGGAGCAGGGCGCGGCGGTGGTGTTCGTCAGCCACCGGCTGGACGAGCTGTACGAGATCTGCGACCGGGTCACGGTGCTGCGCGACGGCCGGACCGTGCACAGCGGCGCGATGGCCGAGCTGCCGCGCACCGAGCTGGTCGCGCTCATGCTCGGGCGCGCGCTGCTGGCCGCGCACGACGGCCGGGTCACGGCGTTCGCCCCGGACAAGTCGCAGCGGCAGCCGGCTCCCGCCGATGCGGCGTTGAAGGACTTGCTTCCGCGCGGGCGTGCTGGCCGGACCTCCGCGGGCTCCGGGGGCTCAGTGGGCTCAGCGGGCTCCGACCGGTCCGATCCGCCGGCGCTGAGCATCAGCGGCCTGACCGACCGGCACCGCCTGCGCGACGTCAGCCTGGAGGTCGCCGCCGGCGAGGTGGTCGGCCTGGGCGGGCTGCTCGGCGCGGGCCGCAGCGAGACCGCGCAGGCGGTGATCGGCGCGCATCCGGCCGCCGGCACGGTTTCCGTGGCCGGCAAGCAGATCCGGCGCCGCAGCCCGCAGGCCGCGGTGCGCGCCGGGATCGCGATGCTGGCCGAGGACCGCAAGGCCGAGGGCGTGATCCCCGGGCTGTCGGTGCGGGAGAACATCGTGCTGGCCGCGCTGCCCAGGCTGTCCCGGGCCGGGATCGTCTCCACCGCGCGGCAGGACCGGATCGTCGAGTTCTTCATGACCCGGCTGCGGATCAAGGCCTCCAGCCCCGAGCAGAAGGTGCGGGACCTGTCCGGCGGCAACCAGCAGAAGGTGCTGCTGGCCCGCTGGATGTGCCTGAACCCCAGGGTGCTGCTGCTGGACGAGCCCACGCGCGGCATCGACGTCGGGGCCAAGGCCGAGGTGCAGACCATCATCGACCAGCTGGCCGCCGAGGGGGTCGGCGTGCTGCTGATCTCCTCCGAGCTCGACGAGCTGATCGAGGGCTCGGACCGGGTCGTGGTGCTGCACACCGGGACGGTCGCGGCGCGCCTGGACCGGGCCGAGGTCACCGCGCCGAACCTGATGAGCGCGCTGGCCGGCGAGGGATCCGATCCGGCGGACGAAGCCGGATACGAGCCCGAGGCCGTCCCTGAACCCGAGCCTGAGCACGAAACCGCAGCCGCGATTCCGCACGAGCGCGAGGAGGGCGCACAGTGA
- a CDS encoding ABC transporter substrate-binding protein translates to MRSRVKTLTRPAMAATVAVACLAGTAACAKSAAKPAASGASSTGTAAQQVVATSASGPGCTYQTYAGGVPQVNLTDPGTVVGFSQSESTSNPFRSTETDSITSQAKSLGIKLIQRNANADVNAQNSQIEDMIAQGAKVLIVAPENSDGLGPALAEAKAKKIPVLTIDRTVTGTACGDFIAFIGSNFYGQAQIAADDLAAATGNTAKVAILSGTPGNNVSTDRTNGFQDELKSKYPTMTVVASQTGKFDQTDGQSVMAQMLQANPGINAVYAENDEMALGAIQAIKAAGKTPGKDIKIVSIDGTQQAVQDVASGSIYADVETNPRFGPLAFSSLQAFFGTSGVSSKVIIKDNHFTQADAAQALSGGQVY, encoded by the coding sequence ATGCGCTCGCGTGTAAAGACTCTGACCCGGCCGGCGATGGCCGCGACCGTGGCCGTGGCCTGCCTGGCCGGCACCGCCGCCTGCGCCAAGTCGGCGGCCAAGCCCGCCGCCTCCGGTGCGTCCTCGACCGGGACGGCGGCCCAGCAGGTGGTCGCCACCTCGGCCTCCGGCCCGGGGTGCACGTACCAGACCTACGCCGGCGGCGTGCCGCAGGTGAACCTGACCGACCCCGGCACCGTCGTGGGGTTCTCGCAGTCGGAGTCCACCAGCAACCCCTTCCGGTCCACCGAGACCGACTCGATCACCAGCCAGGCCAAGTCGCTGGGGATCAAGCTGATCCAGCGCAACGCCAACGCCGACGTGAACGCGCAGAACTCGCAGATCGAGGACATGATCGCCCAGGGCGCCAAGGTCCTGATCGTGGCCCCGGAGAACTCCGACGGCCTGGGCCCGGCGCTGGCCGAGGCCAAGGCCAAGAAGATCCCGGTGCTCACCATCGACCGGACCGTCACCGGCACCGCGTGCGGCGACTTCATCGCCTTCATCGGGTCGAACTTCTACGGCCAGGCCCAGATCGCCGCCGACGACCTGGCCGCGGCCACCGGCAACACGGCCAAGGTCGCGATCCTGTCCGGCACCCCGGGCAACAACGTGAGCACCGACCGGACCAACGGGTTCCAGGACGAGCTGAAGTCCAAGTACCCGACCATGACCGTGGTCGCCTCGCAGACCGGCAAGTTCGACCAGACCGACGGCCAGTCGGTGATGGCCCAGATGCTCCAGGCCAACCCGGGCATCAACGCCGTCTACGCCGAGAACGACGAGATGGCCCTGGGCGCGATCCAGGCGATCAAGGCGGCCGGCAAGACCCCGGGCAAGGACATCAAGATCGTCTCGATCGACGGCACCCAGCAGGCGGTCCAGGACGTGGCCTCCGGCTCGATCTACGCCGACGTCGAGACGAACCCGCGCTTCGGCCCGCTGGCCTTCTCCTCGCTGCAGGCGTTCTTCGGCACCTCCGGGGTCTCCAGCAAGGTGATCATCAAGGACAACCACTTCACCCAGGCCGACGCGGCGCAGGCGCTGTCCGGCGGCCAGGTCTACTGA
- a CDS encoding RICIN domain-containing protein yields MPLSRRALLRTGALTAAAMTTSPALTSQASAASAATARIAPAGGGLYTPNAAPLAPTALLRLPPGAVRPSGWLAGQLQLQLNGLCGKYQDTSHFLDKSTTGWLNPSQDGWEEVPYWLRGYGDLAYLTGDATALADTASWIEGILATQSSDGFFGPTYLRTNQGGQADLWPYLPLLQAMRSRVEYTGDQNTLNAMTAFLQFVHAQPGSVFSAYWLSFRVADGLDVIYWLYNRTGEAFLLDLADTMHSNSANWLNNLPTPHNVNLAQGFREPAVYALRSGQSGMTQNAYQNYATIMGRWGQFPGGGFAGDENGRIGYRDPRQGFETCGVVELMASHELLNRITGDPVWADRCEQLAFNMLPAALDPQGKGTHYITSMNSVDLSNTVKTQGQFSNVRAMQAYMPGVDQYRCCPHNYGQGWPYFTEELWAATPDDGLCAVMYAPCSVTANVAGGHSVTVTESTGYPFTDTVTLTLSTSTPATFPLYLRIPGWCSAPAVAVNGKAVSAPAGPAYTPISRTWHNGDTVTIHLPSTPVVSSWSTIGGALSVSNGALDYSLKIGENYVQFAGNSEFPEYEVHATTPWNYGLDLPSSNPAGALSFHAATGSVSANPFTQQSVPVSITAPAAQLAHWTADDQNVATELPTGPFQASSTTTVTLIPMGAARLRITAFPAVGAGGGAFAQPGGYFRLLNANSGKVMGVSNMSWDDSAQVVQFDDNGTADHLWQLVDNGDGNVRVRNACSGLVLGVDGMSTANSANIVQFESTNTLDHVWTLIDNGDGRMRIRNVNSNKVAGVANMSTADSVNVVQYDDNGTADHLWTLIPDGPVRIINKNSGLVLGVADMSTADSANVVQYDDNGTADHQWTFLSDSSGWWKIQNLNSGKVMGVANMSTSDSANVVQFDDNGSADHLWRLRPGGGPWFRIQNSNSGLVLGVASMSTADSANVVQFDDNGSADHLWRIL; encoded by the coding sequence GTGCCACTGTCCCGCCGCGCTCTCTTGCGCACCGGCGCTCTCACGGCCGCCGCCATGACCACCAGTCCGGCCCTGACGTCCCAGGCCAGCGCGGCCAGCGCGGCCACCGCGCGCATAGCGCCGGCCGGCGGCGGCCTGTACACCCCGAACGCCGCGCCCCTGGCGCCGACCGCGCTGCTGCGGCTTCCCCCCGGCGCCGTCCGCCCCTCCGGCTGGCTGGCCGGCCAACTCCAGCTCCAGCTGAACGGCCTGTGCGGCAAGTACCAGGACACCTCCCACTTCCTGGACAAGTCCACGACCGGCTGGCTCAACCCGTCCCAGGACGGCTGGGAGGAGGTGCCCTACTGGCTGCGCGGCTATGGCGATCTGGCCTACCTCACCGGTGACGCCACGGCTCTGGCCGACACCGCGTCCTGGATCGAGGGCATCCTGGCCACGCAGTCCTCGGACGGGTTCTTCGGCCCGACGTACCTGCGCACCAACCAGGGCGGCCAGGCGGACCTGTGGCCCTACCTGCCGTTGCTCCAAGCCATGCGCAGCCGTGTGGAGTACACCGGCGACCAGAACACCCTGAACGCCATGACCGCGTTCCTGCAGTTCGTGCACGCCCAGCCGGGTTCGGTGTTCTCCGCCTACTGGCTCTCCTTCCGCGTCGCGGACGGCCTGGACGTCATCTACTGGCTCTACAACCGCACCGGCGAGGCCTTCCTGCTCGATCTGGCCGACACGATGCACAGCAACAGCGCGAACTGGCTGAACAACCTGCCCACCCCGCACAACGTCAACCTGGCGCAGGGTTTCCGCGAACCGGCGGTGTACGCGCTGCGCTCCGGCCAGTCCGGCATGACGCAGAACGCGTATCAGAACTACGCGACGATCATGGGCCGCTGGGGCCAGTTCCCCGGCGGCGGGTTCGCCGGCGACGAGAACGGCCGCATCGGCTATCGCGACCCCCGCCAGGGTTTCGAGACCTGCGGCGTCGTCGAGCTGATGGCCAGCCACGAGCTGCTGAACCGGATCACCGGCGACCCGGTGTGGGCCGACCGCTGCGAGCAACTGGCGTTCAACATGCTGCCGGCGGCCCTGGACCCGCAGGGCAAGGGCACGCACTACATCACCTCGATGAACAGCGTGGACCTGTCGAACACGGTGAAGACCCAAGGCCAGTTCAGCAACGTCCGGGCGATGCAGGCGTACATGCCCGGCGTGGACCAGTACCGCTGCTGCCCGCACAACTACGGCCAGGGCTGGCCCTACTTCACCGAGGAACTGTGGGCCGCCACCCCGGACGACGGACTGTGCGCGGTGATGTACGCCCCCTGTTCTGTCACCGCGAACGTGGCCGGCGGCCACTCGGTCACCGTCACCGAGAGCACGGGCTATCCGTTCACCGACACCGTCACCCTGACCCTGTCGACGTCCACACCGGCAACGTTTCCGTTGTACCTGCGGATCCCGGGCTGGTGCTCCGCCCCGGCGGTCGCGGTCAACGGCAAGGCCGTCAGCGCACCGGCCGGCCCGGCGTACACCCCGATCTCGCGCACCTGGCACAACGGCGACACGGTGACGATCCACCTGCCGTCCACCCCGGTCGTCTCCTCGTGGAGCACGATCGGCGGCGCCCTGTCGGTGTCGAACGGGGCCCTGGACTACTCGCTGAAGATCGGTGAGAACTACGTCCAGTTCGCTGGGAACTCGGAGTTCCCCGAGTACGAGGTGCACGCCACCACCCCGTGGAACTACGGCCTGGACCTGCCGTCCTCGAACCCGGCCGGCGCACTGTCGTTCCACGCCGCCACCGGTTCGGTATCGGCGAATCCGTTCACCCAGCAAAGTGTTCCGGTCAGCATCACCGCCCCGGCCGCGCAGCTCGCGCACTGGACCGCCGACGACCAGAACGTCGCCACCGAACTGCCGACCGGCCCCTTCCAAGCCTCCAGCACCACCACCGTGACGCTCATCCCGATGGGCGCGGCCCGGCTGCGCATCACGGCCTTCCCCGCGGTCGGGGCCGGCGGCGGCGCCTTCGCCCAGCCCGGCGGCTACTTCAGGCTGCTGAACGCCAACAGCGGCAAGGTCATGGGCGTGTCGAACATGTCCTGGGACGACAGCGCCCAGGTGGTCCAGTTCGACGACAACGGCACCGCCGACCACCTGTGGCAGCTGGTCGACAACGGCGACGGCAACGTCCGCGTCCGCAACGCGTGCAGCGGCCTGGTCCTGGGCGTGGACGGCATGTCCACCGCGAACTCGGCGAACATCGTGCAGTTCGAGAGCACGAACACCCTGGACCATGTCTGGACCCTGATCGACAACGGCGACGGCCGGATGCGCATCCGCAACGTCAACAGCAACAAGGTCGCCGGCGTCGCGAACATGTCCACCGCCGATTCGGTGAACGTGGTCCAGTACGACGACAACGGCACCGCCGACCATCTCTGGACCCTGATCCCCGACGGCCCGGTCCGCATCATCAACAAGAACAGCGGTCTGGTGCTCGGTGTGGCCGACATGTCCACGGCCGACTCGGCGAACGTCGTGCAGTACGACGACAACGGCACCGCCGACCACCAGTGGACCTTCCTCAGCGACTCCAGCGGCTGGTGGAAGATCCAGAACCTGAACTCCGGCAAGGTCATGGGCGTGGCCAACATGTCGACCTCGGACTCGGCGAACGTAGTGCAGTTCGACGACAACGGTTCCGCGGACCACCTGTGGCGCCTGCGCCCTGGCGGCGGCCCCTGGTTCCGGATCCAGAACTCGAACAGCGGTCTGGTCCTCGGCGTGGCCAGCATGTCCACGGCCGACTCGGCGAACGTCGTGCAGTTCGACGACAACGGATCGGCGGACCACCTATGGAGGATTCTCTAG
- a CDS encoding O-methyltransferase, producing the protein MISSSTLRDPRVAEALRRMFASADQDDAAYDRAVAQHPQGFADTDSQQRADAWSEIYMPISADAGRLLYTLVRAVKPATVVEFGMSYGISTLHLAAAVRDNGAGRVVTTEMSATKIAAARATFEETGLSDVVTVLEGDALATLPEHLADADIDFLLLDGWKDLYVPVLRALEPRLAPGALVIADDTSFESVKPYLEYVRDPANGYEGVTFPVEDGMEISCRL; encoded by the coding sequence ATGATCTCCTCCAGCACCCTGCGCGACCCCCGTGTCGCCGAAGCCCTCCGTCGCATGTTCGCCTCCGCGGACCAGGACGACGCAGCCTACGACCGCGCCGTGGCCCAGCACCCGCAGGGCTTCGCCGACACCGACTCCCAGCAGCGCGCCGACGCCTGGTCGGAGATCTACATGCCGATCTCCGCCGACGCCGGCCGCCTGCTCTACACCCTCGTACGCGCCGTGAAGCCGGCGACGGTCGTCGAGTTCGGCATGTCCTACGGCATCTCCACGCTGCACCTGGCCGCCGCGGTCCGGGACAACGGCGCCGGGCGTGTGGTGACCACCGAGATGTCCGCGACCAAGATCGCGGCGGCGCGCGCCACGTTCGAAGAGACCGGGCTGAGCGACGTCGTCACCGTGCTGGAAGGCGACGCGTTGGCGACGCTGCCGGAGCACCTGGCCGACGCCGACATCGACTTCCTGCTGCTCGACGGATGGAAGGACCTGTACGTCCCGGTCCTGCGCGCGCTCGAACCGCGGCTGGCGCCCGGCGCGCTGGTCATCGCCGACGACACCAGCTTCGAGTCGGTCAAGCCGTACCTGGAGTACGTGCGCGACCCGGCCAACGGCTACGAGGGCGTCACCTTCCCGGTCGAGGACGGCATGGAGATCAGCTGCCGTCTGTAG
- a CDS encoding TetR/AcrR family transcriptional regulator: MCCRVDATLRLVQGVNHVPAQQRHHGNRHGRSEDARQAVLQAADDLLVEKGFAGVTIEGVASAAGVAKQTIYRWWGSKTDILLDTFLEDAARDLAPQEHEPLAEDLRAHLLRLAGFLSANDAGAVFRALIGHAQHDAAFAEKLRTHYLDEQRQRDRAPLDRAIARGELPEDVDVLAAVDLLVGPIYHRVLMTGDPVDEQFVDGLVAHFIKGYGPS; this comes from the coding sequence ATGTGCTGTAGAGTAGACGCAACGTTGCGTCTTGTCCAAGGAGTGAATCACGTGCCCGCACAGCAGCGCCACCACGGCAACCGCCACGGACGCAGCGAGGACGCGCGCCAAGCCGTGCTCCAGGCCGCCGACGACCTGCTGGTGGAGAAGGGCTTCGCGGGGGTGACGATCGAGGGCGTCGCATCCGCCGCGGGCGTGGCCAAGCAGACGATCTACCGCTGGTGGGGTTCGAAGACGGACATCCTGCTGGACACGTTCCTGGAGGACGCGGCCCGGGACCTGGCCCCGCAGGAGCACGAGCCGCTGGCCGAGGACCTGCGCGCGCACCTGCTGCGGCTGGCGGGCTTCCTGAGCGCCAACGACGCCGGCGCGGTCTTCAGGGCCCTGATCGGCCACGCGCAGCACGACGCCGCCTTCGCCGAGAAGCTGCGCACGCACTACCTCGACGAGCAGCGGCAGCGCGACCGGGCGCCGCTGGACCGGGCGATCGCGCGCGGGGAGCTGCCCGAGGATGTGGACGTGCTCGCCGCGGTGGACCTGCTCGTCGGGCCGATCTACCACCGGGTCCTGATGACCGGGGATCCGGTGGACGAGCAGTTCGTCGACGGGCTGGTCGCGCACTTCATCAAGGGCTACGGCCCAAGCTGA
- a CDS encoding MFS transporter: MSVAGGDAGPAGPSPGVLRLLRLNPTVWAATALSLVLTLIWALFLAGVGGDLAAQWSWADFAAKYPGSAYDLAWYGGIHPASYSLLAPFLMAAVGVRAAGVLSVVVSAVLLAHILTRAGLRWPLPVALWGTFALWCDLAAGRVTFAIGLMFGLAAGAAAGTERTPGWGRTALAAALAFLAVCASPLAGLFVEVAAAALLLTGRRRTGIALGVPGPVVVLLTSALFPFAGVDPVGGTTIVSTAGCALGVAVLVPSGPSAAPVWRVVRVGALLYAAGAGLTMLIDTPLGSNVERLALIFGSVVFLAALCARGDLPRLRSLRLRLRMPGPHNPHLPSLPSPRMPGLRSVALLLAFLFAGYWTVTSDIVGIPTPSGRAQGAGLVAELRSLHVDATGARVEAVPMLNHWESWGLTDVAELARGWNRQADVERNPLFYEGGLTPAAYHDWLRTWAVGYVAVPMLPAADLDYSARDEAAVLATDPPWLRQIWQDSSWRLLKFTDAVALASPPATVVATDAAHIVLDVAGATTPVTVRVQWSPWLRVDGQAGACLAKDGDWTRLEVRAPGRYTIDSDYRLPRGSECPAS; this comes from the coding sequence GTGTCTGTGGCCGGAGGAGATGCGGGGCCGGCAGGACCGTCCCCTGGCGTCCTGCGTCTGCTGCGCCTCAACCCGACGGTCTGGGCGGCGACCGCGCTGTCCCTGGTCCTGACCCTGATCTGGGCGCTGTTCCTGGCCGGCGTCGGGGGCGACCTGGCCGCGCAGTGGTCCTGGGCCGACTTCGCCGCCAAGTACCCCGGCTCGGCCTACGACCTGGCCTGGTACGGCGGCATCCACCCCGCCTCCTACAGCCTGCTCGCCCCGTTCCTGATGGCGGCCGTCGGGGTCCGGGCGGCCGGCGTGCTGTCCGTGGTGGTCTCGGCGGTCCTGCTGGCGCACATCCTCACCCGTGCCGGGCTGCGCTGGCCGCTGCCGGTGGCGTTGTGGGGGACCTTCGCCCTGTGGTGCGACCTGGCCGCCGGCCGGGTCACCTTCGCCATCGGGCTCATGTTCGGCCTGGCCGCCGGTGCCGCCGCCGGGACGGAGCGCACGCCCGGCTGGGGCCGCACCGCGCTGGCCGCCGCGCTGGCGTTCCTGGCCGTGTGCGCCAGTCCGCTGGCCGGGCTGTTCGTCGAGGTCGCCGCGGCGGCCCTGCTGCTGACCGGACGCCGCCGCACCGGTATCGCCCTCGGCGTCCCCGGACCGGTCGTGGTCCTGCTGACCAGCGCCCTGTTCCCGTTCGCCGGCGTGGACCCGGTCGGCGGCACGACGATCGTCAGCACCGCCGGCTGCGCCCTGGGGGTGGCCGTGCTCGTCCCGAGCGGCCCGTCCGCCGCGCCGGTGTGGCGCGTGGTGCGCGTCGGCGCTCTGCTCTACGCCGCCGGCGCCGGCCTCACGATGCTGATCGACACCCCGCTCGGCAGCAACGTGGAACGCCTCGCGCTCATCTTCGGCAGCGTGGTCTTCCTCGCCGCGCTGTGCGCCCGCGGCGACCTGCCACGGCTGCGCTCACTGCGGCTGCGGCTGCGCATGCCCGGCCCGCACAACCCGCACCTGCCGAGTCTGCCCAGCCCGCGCATGCCGGGCCTGCGCAGCGTGGCCCTGCTCCTGGCCTTCCTGTTCGCCGGCTACTGGACGGTGACCAGCGACATCGTCGGCATCCCGACGCCCTCCGGCCGCGCGCAGGGCGCCGGGCTCGTCGCCGAACTGCGGAGCCTGCACGTGGACGCCACCGGCGCCCGCGTCGAGGCCGTCCCGATGCTCAACCACTGGGAGTCCTGGGGCCTGACCGACGTCGCCGAACTGGCCCGCGGCTGGAACCGCCAGGCCGACGTCGAGCGCAACCCCCTGTTCTACGAAGGCGGCCTCACCCCGGCCGCCTACCACGACTGGCTGCGCACGTGGGCCGTCGGATACGTCGCGGTCCCGATGCTGCCGGCCGCGGACCTGGACTACTCGGCGCGCGACGAGGCCGCCGTCCTGGCCACCGATCCGCCCTGGCTGCGCCAGATCTGGCAGGACTCGTCGTGGCGCCTGCTGAAGTTCACCGACGCCGTGGCGCTGGCCTCGCCGCCGGCGACGGTCGTGGCCACCGACGCCGCGCACATCGTGCTCGACGTCGCCGGCGCCACCACGCCGGTGACCGTCCGCGTCCAATGGTCGCCCTGGCTGCGGGTCGACGGCCAGGCCGGCGCCTGCCTGGCCAAGGACGGCGACTGGACGCGGCTGGAGGTGCGGGCGCCGGGCCGGTACACGATCGACAGCGACTACCGGCTGCCGCGCGGATCGGAGTGCCCGGCTTCGTGA